Proteins found in one Leishmania donovani BPK282A1 complete genome, chromosome 13 genomic segment:
- a CDS encoding DNA/RNA non-specific endonuclease-like protein: MCCGTCCRNESPLLALASPLALCFLLLPMCGSLLPVLLSPRSICFRVFGAVVVVLGGLEKHLRRSTQMESVPASPAALQPSTLSSSRDCVAPEVSSPSLFSLFPPCCAQAARRLLHDHAYFAAGALRGARAQPTPASSLSSPAPSQPLKLWLTCATAAVAGTCGVIVGAHLSPWLSRRAARLYTQREAKYRNPLQLLPSPAAAAWPGSWWWRRLWCSSAHRSVSETRRLDYGHAAEWLAACTGHRWLPQRISRPTLLKLYSPARHSRQSSADRDTAKEVQWGTRMINKGTRPLAKRSAAAAAASRGSTASLAASALFSIARLTRAPLHQWQPLPQHLVDVFVSATCQNTENPRSATRVAASPLLCLPRQGFTLLYDPVARLSVWCGYYLTRETVDRARRQNRCITFFTDRSLDKTARRVPAELKARGHDRGHLAPHASVAASPQAAIEAALLSNVLLQHRQINRGVWRWLEAATRAYVRQLPLADVPHAVAIQQQRVRKESSTGAVGAGTASLSEAASSTQAGPMSVPPRHGAGCKGRRGRPPKSASSLFVSPARCCSTCGQAAKRSSRSGLNRGLPRDSELIARLLAAPGVGSGAGSHLRLQGDGARGCVARTLRCCREWWRWWWPHCSGAAFHRQREREVAVNVGPLYYKRTNDVGLGSWRGSSTATGRTPAIAAASSDAVALPLLCCYRSRQVMQRRRPGNAASPPTWSSPPPPPPQQSLFIPDAFFFSLWNVHTHEHVHLIVPNHPDAASIRAVTAAVAARRSTAAGAAASKSFPSRRRRRHRSTHPSRWSSDGLETALRSLVVSTVELEQLFAESLVELRSRCMSAGVTDATSRDSMSNIDRAAPSVALRTHFSLFPVYRQRWMWRHCGIGGGGR, encoded by the coding sequence ATGTGTTGCGGGACATGCTGCCGCAACGAGTCGCCATTGCTTGCGTTggcctctcctctcgctctctgtttTCTGCTGCTCCCCATGTGcggctctctcctccctgtgcttctctctccgagGTCGATCTGTTTCCGTGTCTTcggagcggtggtggtggtgttgggtGGCCTCGAAAAACATCTACGAAGAAGCACGCAGATGGAGAGCGTACCCGCTAGCCCGGCCGCTCTGCAACCATCGACACTCAGCTCATCACGCGACTGCGTAGCACCAGAGGTCTCGTCGCCTTCACTGTTTTCGCTCTTTCCGCCGTGttgcgcgcaggcggcgcggcgcctgTTGCATGACCACGCGTACTTCGCAGCTggggcgctgcgcggcgctcgtgcaCAGCCGACGCCAGCATCATCGCTGTCGTCCcccgcgccgtcgcagccgcttAAGCTGTGGCTGACAtgtgccaccgcagcagttGCGGGCACCTGCGGTGTGATCGTCGGCGCGCACCTGAGCCCGTGGCtgagccgccgcgcagctcgctTGTACACTCAGCGCGAGGCCAAGTACCGCAatccgctgcagctgctgccctctcccgcagcagccgcatgGCCGGGGtcatggtggtggcggaggctCTGGTGCAGCTCAGCGCATCGATCCGTGAGCGAGACGCGGCGGCTCGACTACGGACATGCCGCGGAGTGGTTGGCTGCCTGCACAGGCCACCGCTGGCTCCCACAGCGCATCTCACGGCCCACGCTGCTGAAGCTCTACTCCCCTGCGCGCCACTCacggcagagcagcgccgatCGCGACACGGCCAAAGAAGTTCAGTGGGGCACGCGTATGATAAACAAAGGCACGCGCCCTCTCGCAAAgcgctccgccgctgccgcagcagcgtccagGGGCTCTACCGCCTCCCTTGCCGCCTCGGCACTCTTCTCCATCGCACGCCTCACACGAGCACCCTTGCATCAGTGGcaaccgctgccgcagcacttGGTAGACGTTTTCGTCTCCGCTACTTGCCAGAATACCGAAAACCCGCGTTCTGCGACTCGGgtggctgcgtcgccgcttcTGTGTCTGCCGCGCCAGGGGTTTACCCTATTATACGACCCCGTCGCCCGCCTTTCTGTGTGGTGCGGGTACTATCTCACCCGCGAAACGGTCGACCGTGCACGGCGACAGAACCGCTGCATCACCTTCTTCACGGACCGCTCACTGGACAAGACAGCGCGACGGGTACCGGCAGAGCTAAAGGCACGCGGACACGATCGCGGTCATCTCGCCCCGCATGCATCCGTCGCCGCGAGCCCACAGGCGGCCATCGAGGCGGCTCTGCTGTCGAatgtgctgctgcaacaCCGCCAGATCAACCGAGGCGTGTGGCGCTGGCTGgaagcggcgacgagggcgtACGTGCGACAGCTGCCGCTTGCCGATGTGCCGCACGCCGTGGCgattcagcagcagcgcgtgagAAAGGAAAGCTCGACTGGAGCTGTGGGTGCAGGGACTGCGTCCCTTTCAGAAGCCGCAAGCTCCACGCAGGCGGGTCCAATGTCTGTACCtccgcgccacggcgctggcTGTAAGGGACGCCGTGGACGTCCGCCGAAGTCGGCGTCATCACTTTTTGTTTCAccagctcgctgctgctctacCTGTGGTCAGGCAGCGAAGAGGAGCAGTCGCAGCGGCTTAAACCGAGGCTTACCGCGGGACAGTGAGCTCATCGCCCGCCTGCTCGCCGCACCGGGCGTCGGAAGCGGGGCTGGCTCGCACTTGAGACTCCAAGGAGATGGTGCTCGGGGATGCGTGGCACGAACGCTTCGATGCTGCCGGGaatggtggcggtggtggtggccgcactgcagcggtgcagccTTTCATCGCCAGCGTGAGCGCGAGGTCGCTGTCAATGTAGGGCCGCTTTACTACAAACGGACGAATGATGTAGGGCTGGGCAGCTGGCGGGGCAGTAGCACGGCGACAGGGAGGACGCCCGCTATCGCTGCAGCATCATCGGATGCCGTCGCACTGCCTCTTTTGTGCTGCTACAGGTCGCGGCAGGTCATGCAACGGCGGAGGCCTGGAAACGCAGCCTCGCCTCCGACATGgtcctcgccgccaccgccgccgccgcagcagtcgctCTTCATCCCTGacgccttcttcttctcgCTCTGGAACGTGCACACTCACGAGCATGTGCACCTGATCGTACCAAACCACCCCGACGCAGCTTCGATACGAGCGGTCActgcggccgtggcggccaggcgttcgacagcagcgggagcagcggcgtcgaagTCGTTCCCAtcgcgacgacgacgacggcaccgctCGACGCACCCGTCGAGATGGTCGTCAGACGGTTTGGAGACGGCTCTACGATCCCTCGTTGTGTCTACAGTAGAGCTGGAACAACTTTTCGCCGAGTCGTTGGTGGAGCTGCGCTCACGATGCATGTCGGCCGGAGTGACGGACGCGACCAGTCGCGACAGCATGAGCAACATCGATCGCGCCGCTCCGTCGGTAGCGCTGCGGACGCACTTTAGCCTCTTCCCAGTCTATCGACAGCGATGGATGTGGCGGCACTGCGGCAttggtggtggcggtcgcTGA
- a CDS encoding XPA-interacting protein, putative: MVDTSSSAAASASPAVTTSADATTPVVILVVGMAGTGKTTLVHRMQHYAHTSGIRSYFINLDPAVTHTPYNVNIDIRDSVQYGEVMKNYRLGPNGAIMTSLNLFATKIHQVVSLLEKKKETLDWIIVDTPGQIEVFTWSASGHLIADSFGAVLPTVLLFVADTVRCVSSPQTFVSTMLYSSGIMLKQQVPLVVVFNKTDVVSADSVIAWMRDNDALDEAVTNPRRSNQSRRAVSGEPGDGEDADWRGEGTRIGVAALGSQDVLLANQGNSYAGTLAQSMSLFLHEFYEDLPYAAVSAASGAGMSELAASIERGKQQALEAKAARSAH; this comes from the coding sequence ATGGTCGACACATCTTCGTCTGCCGCGGCCTCAGCCTCGCCAGCCGTCACGACCTCTGCCGACGCGACAACGCCGGTGGTGATCCTTGTGGTAGGCATGGCCGGTACTGGCAAAACAACGCTGGTGCATCGCATGCAGCACTACGCCCACACGAGCGGCATCCGCTCGTACTTCATCAATCTCGACCCCGCCGTGACCCACACCCCGTATAACGTGAACATCGACATCCGTGACAGCGTGCAGTATGGGGAGGTCATGAAGAACTACCGGCTGGGCCCGAACGGCGCCATCATGACGTCGCTGAACCTCTTCGCCACAAAGATTCACCAGgtcgtgtcgctgctggagaagaagaaggagaCGCTGGACTGGATCATCGTGGACACGCCTGGCCAGATTGAGGTGTTCACATGGTCCGCCTCAGGGCATCTCATCGCGGATTCCTTTGGCGCTGTGCTCCCCACGGTGCTCCTCTTTGTCGCGGACACGGTGCGTTGTGTGAGCAGCCCGCAAACCTTCGTGTCCACCATGTTGTACTCGAGCGGCATCATGCTCAAGCAGCAGGTGCCCCTCGTCGTGGTGTTCAACAAGACCGACGTGGTGTCTGCAGACTCGGTGATTGCGTGGATGCGGGACAACGACGCGCTCGACGAGGCCGTGACCAACCCCCGTCGCAGCAATCAGAGCAGACGCGCCGTCTCCGGAGAGCccggcgatggcgaggacGCCGACTGGAGGGGCGAGGGCACGCGCATCGGGGTGGCCGCGCTCGGCTCCCAGGacgtgctgctcgccaaCCAGGGGAACAGCTATGCGGGGACACTGGCGCAGTCTATGTCTCTGTTTCTGCATGAGTTCTACGAAGACTTACCGTACGCGGCAGTATCGGCGGCATCGGGTGCGGGCATGAGCGAGCTCGCAGCCTCCATTGAGCGGGGCAAGCAACAAGCACTGGAGGCAAAGGCAGCGCGTAGTGCACACTGA